A window of the Acidobacteriota bacterium genome harbors these coding sequences:
- a CDS encoding PQQ-binding-like beta-propeller repeat protein, whose protein sequence is MESPGRLLITMVLAGVVSVSSEGIAAFRNDAEQQQPPQADPASAEIYQQKCAMCHENPVDRVPPRFLIARRSAEDVIHTLTTGAMKQQAAGLNADQIRALAIYLTGKQPGAPVQANLEANRCKGSGGPINLNGPQWNGWGRDNQNSRYQPKPELKAEDVPKLKVKWAWSHPGPMATGQPVIIGDRLYITTEVGQIFCLNAQTGCTYWTMNAGAAVRAAMSVGPLPPGSQARFALYFGDEKSNVQAVDAATGRLLWKTKIEEHLLSRITGSPVLYRDRIYVPVSSFEETAGRDSKYECCTFRGSVVALNAYSGKVLWKTFTVQDVPKPFKKNSTGTQMYGPAGGAIWSAPALDLKRKLIYAGSGNSYTDAATALTDAIIAFDMETGKIKWSNQVTPKDNFLVGCRQPGVGNCPEEAGPDYDFGSSPILHTLPNGKQVILAGQKSGVMYALDPGDNGKILWQVKVGNGGALGGIEWGFAADSENAYVPMADVFGAGRKPGITALKIATGEKLWYVPAPPAKCSWGTTRCANSQSQAATVIPGAVFSGTADGHLRAYSTKDGTVIWDFDTAAEPYDGVNGVKAKGGTLDGGGPTIANGVLYVNSGYGRIIGQPGNVLLAFTVDGK, encoded by the coding sequence ATGGAATCGCCAGGTCGACTACTTATCACGATGGTGCTCGCTGGAGTTGTGTCTGTTTCCTCCGAGGGCATTGCCGCTTTTCGCAACGACGCCGAGCAACAGCAACCGCCGCAGGCTGATCCGGCGAGCGCCGAGATCTACCAGCAGAAATGCGCGATGTGCCATGAAAACCCGGTGGATCGAGTCCCGCCTCGATTCCTGATCGCGAGACGCTCGGCCGAGGATGTCATCCACACTCTGACCACCGGCGCGATGAAACAACAAGCGGCCGGCCTAAACGCCGATCAGATTCGAGCGCTCGCGATTTATCTCACCGGCAAACAGCCCGGCGCGCCTGTTCAGGCAAACCTCGAAGCGAACCGCTGCAAGGGCAGCGGCGGACCGATTAATCTCAACGGCCCCCAGTGGAACGGATGGGGACGTGACAATCAGAACTCTCGCTATCAGCCCAAGCCGGAACTAAAAGCTGAAGACGTTCCCAAGCTGAAGGTGAAGTGGGCCTGGTCGCATCCCGGTCCGATGGCGACTGGACAGCCGGTGATCATCGGCGATCGTCTCTATATCACTACCGAGGTGGGACAGATCTTTTGCTTGAACGCGCAAACGGGTTGCACGTATTGGACGATGAACGCCGGAGCAGCAGTTCGCGCCGCGATGAGCGTCGGTCCGCTGCCTCCCGGATCGCAGGCCAGGTTTGCGCTTTATTTCGGCGATGAGAAATCAAACGTTCAGGCTGTGGATGCCGCGACCGGAAGGCTGCTGTGGAAGACGAAGATCGAGGAGCATCTGCTCTCGCGGATAACCGGCTCGCCGGTGCTGTACCGGGACCGGATCTATGTGCCCGTTTCCTCTTTTGAAGAGACCGCCGGACGCGACAGCAAGTATGAGTGCTGCACGTTTCGCGGCAGTGTTGTAGCGCTCAACGCCTACTCGGGCAAGGTCCTCTGGAAGACGTTCACGGTCCAGGATGTGCCGAAGCCCTTTAAGAAAAACTCCACCGGCACGCAGATGTACGGTCCCGCCGGCGGCGCAATCTGGTCGGCCCCGGCACTCGATCTGAAACGTAAGCTGATTTACGCCGGCTCCGGCAATTCATACACCGATGCCGCAACGGCGCTCACTGACGCGATCATTGCATTCGACATGGAGACGGGCAAGATCAAGTGGTCGAATCAAGTCACTCCCAAAGACAATTTCCTGGTAGGCTGCCGCCAGCCCGGCGTCGGCAACTGCCCTGAAGAAGCGGGACCCGACTATGACTTTGGCAGCTCCCCGATTCTGCACACGTTGCCCAACGGCAAGCAGGTCATTCTGGCCGGGCAGAAGTCCGGCGTGATGTATGCGCTTGATCCCGGCGACAACGGTAAGATTCTGTGGCAAGTGAAAGTAGGTAACGGCGGCGCGCTCGGCGGGATCGAGTGGGGATTCGCAGCCGATTCGGAAAACGCTTACGTGCCGATGGCCGACGTGTTTGGCGCGGGCCGTAAGCCGGGCATAACCGCCTTGAAGATCGCAACCGGAGAGAAGCTTTGGTATGTGCCGGCGCCTCCGGCGAAATGCAGTTGGGGAACGACACGTTGCGCCAACTCTCAATCTCAAGCGGCGACGGTCATTCCCGGCGCAGTCTTTTCAGGAACCGCGGACGGGCATCTGCGGGCTTACTCGACCAAAGACGGAACGGTGATCTGGGACTTTGATACGGCGGCCGAGCCCTACGACGGCGTCAACGGAGTGAAGGCGAAGGGCGGCACGTTGGATGGCGGCGGACCAACGATCGCGAATGGAGTGCTGTACGTGAATTCCGGCTACGGCCGGATCATCGGCCAGCCGGGCAATGTGCTGCTGGCGTTCACGGTTGATGGTAAGTGA
- a CDS encoding nucleotidyl transferase AbiEii/AbiGii toxin family protein, whose protein sequence is MRDEVDQRGTSAATQPGGSITIPPELADVVRVGVRAGREVPGSVALGGSVCALFAHHRESIDIDFVLTDLNKRFQEVREHLLEVPGWKEARIRVPVLILGSLDGVEVGYRQLRRSAPLETQEVETPEGTLIIPTLAEMLRVKAFLIYERDTTRDFVDFAELSRLLEPDEVVDALSVLDEKFGWEKQPSIILEVTKALMRPEPHDRGTNGFETLRFLDPKLKTWEEVAAQCCDIGRRLAVRTLGGNSDAT, encoded by the coding sequence ATGCGCGACGAAGTCGATCAAAGAGGCACGAGCGCTGCAACCCAACCGGGAGGGAGTATCACCATTCCTCCCGAGCTTGCGGACGTGGTGAGAGTGGGTGTGCGCGCCGGCCGCGAAGTGCCGGGCAGTGTGGCGCTGGGCGGTTCAGTGTGTGCTCTCTTCGCTCATCATAGAGAGTCGATCGACATCGATTTTGTTCTTACCGATCTCAACAAACGATTTCAGGAAGTGAGAGAACATCTGTTAGAGGTTCCCGGATGGAAGGAGGCGCGGATCAGGGTCCCAGTCCTGATTCTCGGCTCGCTTGACGGCGTTGAGGTTGGCTATCGTCAGCTTCGCCGTTCGGCGCCGCTCGAGACACAGGAAGTTGAAACGCCGGAAGGGACGTTGATCATCCCGACGCTGGCGGAGATGCTGAGAGTGAAGGCTTTTCTCATCTACGAGCGGGATACCACTCGAGACTTCGTTGATTTTGCCGAGCTGTCTCGTCTACTCGAACCGGACGAAGTAGTGGATGCTCTGAGTGTGCTTGATGAGAAGTTTGGTTGGGAAAAGCAGCCGTCGATCATCCTCGAAGTGACTAAGGCCCTTATGCGGCCCGAGCCGCACGACCGAGGCACCAACGGATTCGAGACGCTTCGGTTTCTCGATCCTAAGCTAAAGACCTGGGAAGAAGTGGCGGCGCAGTGCTGCGACATCGGGCGGCGTCTGGCGGTTAGAACGTTAGGTGGGAACTCAGATGCAACATAG